In one Nitrospira sp. CR1.1 genomic region, the following are encoded:
- a CDS encoding insulinase family protein: protein MYRKIVLDNKLRVVAELLPTLKSVTIGIWVNVGSRDEQPGEEGLSHFLEHMFFKGTRSRSATQISREIDALGGEMNAFTTRETTTFYVKVLDQQLEAALELLSDLFYRSRFEPKEVEKEKQVVLEEIRMVQDDPEDLVQELHMKHTLGSHPLGRPILGQAPRIQALGRHDLVSYVGSHYDPERTVVAVAGNFTWKRLEKLLARYFSAPHKGVAVKQSRRPPEVRGGVLVRRKALEQVHLCLGLQGLGAGHKDRYAAHALNGVLGGSVSSRLFQEVREKRGLVYSIYSFLSTYSDGGMTTVYAGTRPKEVERVVEVVCRELKKLRSKGIDAKDLARVKNQMKGSLMLSLESSHSRMSKLAKDELTQGSHVSLEQMIGEIDRVTTDQVYRVAQTLLDQRCLAITALGPIPARSLQSFAS from the coding sequence GTGTATCGCAAGATCGTTCTCGACAACAAGTTGCGGGTCGTGGCCGAATTACTCCCGACGTTGAAGTCTGTCACGATCGGGATTTGGGTCAATGTCGGGTCTCGCGATGAGCAGCCGGGAGAGGAGGGGCTCTCTCACTTCCTGGAGCATATGTTTTTCAAGGGAACGCGAAGCCGGTCGGCCACGCAGATTTCCCGTGAAATCGATGCGCTGGGCGGAGAGATGAACGCCTTTACGACCCGCGAGACGACCACGTTTTATGTGAAAGTGCTCGATCAGCAATTGGAGGCCGCGCTGGAGCTCCTGTCTGACCTGTTCTACCGTTCCCGATTCGAGCCCAAGGAAGTCGAGAAGGAAAAGCAGGTGGTGCTGGAAGAGATCCGGATGGTTCAGGATGATCCCGAGGATCTCGTGCAGGAACTCCATATGAAGCATACGCTCGGGAGCCACCCGTTGGGCCGGCCCATTCTAGGGCAAGCTCCGAGAATCCAGGCGTTGGGTCGTCACGACCTCGTTTCCTATGTCGGTTCTCACTACGATCCTGAGCGCACAGTTGTCGCCGTCGCGGGGAATTTCACCTGGAAGCGCCTTGAGAAACTCCTGGCACGTTACTTCTCCGCCCCTCACAAGGGCGTCGCCGTCAAGCAGAGTCGACGGCCTCCTGAGGTCCGCGGCGGAGTACTGGTTCGGCGCAAAGCGCTTGAACAGGTCCATCTCTGTTTGGGTTTGCAAGGATTGGGTGCCGGGCATAAGGACCGGTATGCGGCTCATGCGCTGAATGGGGTACTAGGCGGAAGCGTGAGTTCGCGCCTGTTTCAGGAGGTGAGGGAGAAGCGTGGTCTCGTGTATTCGATTTATTCGTTTTTGTCCACATACTCGGATGGCGGGATGACGACGGTCTATGCAGGCACGCGCCCTAAGGAGGTGGAGCGTGTCGTAGAGGTGGTCTGTCGTGAGCTGAAGAAGCTCCGAAGCAAGGGAATTGATGCGAAAGATCTGGCGCGCGTGAAGAATCAAATGAAGGGCAGTCTCATGCTCAGCCTCGAAAGCTCGCACAGCCGCATGAGTAAATTAGCAAAGGATGAGTTGACGCAAGGCAGTCATGTCTCACTCGAACAGATGATCGGGGAGATTGATCGGGTGACCACGGATCAGGTCTATCGTGTGGCGCAAACACTGTTGGATCAGCGCTGTCTTGCTATCACGGCGCTCGGACCGATTCCGGCCAGGAGTCTTCAGTCGTTTGCGTCATAA
- the pnp gene encoding polyribonucleotide nucleotidyltransferase yields MKHVIDIELAGRRLTLETGRIAKQADGAIWATYGDTVVLATAVASQTAKPGVDFLPLTVDYQEKTYAAGKIPGGYFKREGRPSEREVLTSRLIDRPLRPLFPEGYYFETQVITSVLSADKTGVSDVIAITAASAALAISSIPFNGPIAGVKIGRVNGQFVVNPDLESLETSDLHLVVAGTADAVMMVEAGANELPEATMLEAIELAHSEIKKIVAKIEELRTLAGKPKREVKQEPIDAGLAEQVRRLVAGPIREAILIPNKSARQERLDQVLAETLAALKSDEPNRDRHVKIIFHGLEYTEVRNMILEKRVRADGRGPSDIRPITCEVGVLPRAHGSAVFTRGETQSLAVVTLGTTDDEQRIDALEGEYMRTFMLHYNFPPFSVGEARPLRSPGRREVGHGALAERALKSIIPGKDKFPYTVRIVSEILESNGSSSMATVCGGTLALLDAGVPIKEPVAGIAMGLIKEGNQVLVLSDILGLEDHLGDMDFKVTGTKNGVTALQMDIKIGGIDSALMREALAQAKAGRLHILGCMAQALTAPRTKLSAFAPRIFPMKIKQDKIRDVIGPGGKMIRSIIAETGVKINVEDTGDVTIASSDEASAQKAIDMIKRLTEEVEVGKIYLGTVRKIMDFGAFVEVLPGTDGLVHISQLAHHRVKAVTDEVSEGDQIQVKVLEIDKQGKIRLSRKEAMPAPAGAPSTEPTPAG; encoded by the coding sequence ATGAAACATGTCATAGACATCGAGTTGGCGGGTCGCCGCTTGACGCTGGAAACCGGCCGTATTGCCAAGCAGGCAGACGGCGCAATTTGGGCCACGTATGGCGACACCGTGGTCCTGGCGACGGCCGTGGCCTCACAAACCGCAAAACCCGGAGTGGATTTCCTTCCGCTGACCGTGGATTACCAGGAAAAAACCTACGCGGCGGGCAAGATTCCCGGCGGGTATTTCAAGCGGGAGGGACGACCCTCCGAGCGTGAAGTGCTCACCAGCCGGTTGATCGATCGTCCACTTCGCCCGCTCTTTCCCGAGGGCTACTATTTTGAAACCCAGGTCATCACCTCCGTTCTGTCGGCAGATAAGACCGGCGTATCTGATGTGATTGCCATCACCGCCGCATCCGCCGCGCTGGCGATCTCGTCGATTCCGTTTAATGGCCCGATTGCGGGTGTCAAGATTGGCCGCGTCAACGGCCAGTTTGTCGTCAATCCTGATCTGGAATCGCTGGAAACCAGCGATCTGCATCTCGTGGTGGCGGGAACGGCTGATGCCGTCATGATGGTCGAAGCGGGGGCCAATGAATTGCCTGAAGCGACTATGCTTGAGGCGATTGAGTTGGCGCATAGCGAGATCAAGAAAATCGTGGCGAAGATCGAAGAGCTCCGCACTCTGGCCGGTAAGCCAAAACGGGAGGTGAAGCAAGAACCGATCGATGCCGGTTTGGCCGAACAGGTGCGGAGGCTGGTGGCCGGGCCGATCCGTGAAGCCATTCTGATTCCCAATAAGAGCGCACGGCAAGAGCGATTGGACCAGGTGTTGGCGGAAACGCTTGCCGCGCTCAAATCGGACGAGCCGAATCGTGATCGGCACGTCAAGATTATTTTTCACGGGTTGGAGTACACCGAAGTTCGCAACATGATTCTCGAAAAGCGGGTGCGCGCCGATGGGCGCGGTCCGTCGGACATTCGCCCGATCACCTGCGAAGTGGGGGTGTTGCCCCGCGCGCACGGGTCTGCGGTTTTTACCCGGGGAGAAACGCAAAGTTTGGCGGTCGTGACATTGGGAACGACCGACGATGAACAGCGCATCGACGCCCTGGAAGGCGAATATATGCGCACCTTCATGTTGCACTACAATTTCCCGCCGTTCAGTGTCGGCGAGGCGCGGCCGTTGCGGTCTCCGGGGCGCCGCGAAGTCGGGCACGGGGCTCTGGCGGAGCGCGCATTGAAGTCGATCATTCCCGGTAAAGATAAGTTTCCCTACACGGTCCGGATTGTGTCGGAAATTCTTGAGTCAAACGGCTCCTCCTCCATGGCCACGGTCTGCGGTGGAACTCTGGCATTGTTGGACGCGGGTGTGCCGATCAAGGAACCGGTGGCCGGTATTGCGATGGGACTGATCAAGGAAGGTAATCAGGTATTGGTCCTATCAGATATTCTTGGGTTGGAGGATCATCTGGGCGATATGGACTTCAAGGTCACGGGGACGAAGAACGGAGTCACCGCGCTTCAGATGGACATCAAGATCGGGGGCATCGATTCCGCATTGATGCGTGAAGCCCTGGCGCAAGCCAAGGCTGGCAGGCTGCACATTCTCGGATGCATGGCGCAGGCGTTGACGGCTCCGAGGACCAAATTGTCCGCATTCGCTCCGCGCATATTCCCGATGAAGATTAAGCAGGACAAGATCCGGGACGTCATCGGACCAGGCGGAAAAATGATCCGCAGCATCATCGCGGAGACGGGTGTGAAGATCAACGTGGAAGACACGGGCGATGTGACGATCGCGTCTTCGGACGAAGCATCGGCGCAGAAGGCCATCGATATGATCAAGCGCCTGACGGAAGAAGTCGAAGTCGGCAAGATTTATCTGGGGACGGTTCGAAAGATCATGGATTTCGGCGCCTTCGTCGAGGTCCTTCCGGGTACGGACGGCCTGGTCCACATTTCTCAGCTCGCCCATCATCGCGTGAAGGCCGTCACCGACGAGGTGTCCGAGGGGGACCAAATCCAGGTGAAAGTGCTGGAAATCGATAAGCAGGGGAAAATTCGTTTGAGCCGGAAAGAAGCGATGCCGGCACCTGCGGGGGCTCCCTCCACCGAACCGACGCCCGCAGGATAA
- the rpsO gene encoding 30S ribosomal protein S15, whose product MALVKEVKTELMKSFQQHDKDTGSPEVQIAILTNRITYLTEHFKMHKKDHHSRRGLLTLVGRRRRLLDYLRHIEEGRYRAVIERLGIRK is encoded by the coding sequence ATGGCACTGGTAAAAGAAGTGAAAACGGAGTTGATGAAGAGCTTTCAGCAGCATGACAAGGACACCGGCTCTCCGGAAGTGCAAATCGCCATTCTGACAAACCGGATCACGTATTTGACGGAACATTTTAAAATGCACAAGAAGGACCACCATTCCCGGCGTGGATTGTTGACGTTGGTCGGCCGACGTCGCCGTTTGCTGGATTATCTCCGACACATTGAAGAGGGCCGGTATCGCGCCGTGATCGAACGTCTGGGTATTCGTAAGTAG
- the truB gene encoding tRNA pseudouridine(55) synthase TruB, with amino-acid sequence MTMIASTEFHTAAMVQDGVLNVRKEAGWTSHDVVARIRGKLRGIKLGHAGTLDPAATGVLPLLVGRGTRIAEYLLEWDKTYLVGLKLGETTDTQDATGTVLRRSPITALTESRIREIVAGFEGRIQQVPPMYSAVKVGGVPLYKAARAGKDVARQAREVTVFRLEIVNIQLPNVMLRVVCSKGTYIRTLCADIGEQLGVGGHMATLIRERVGPLVVEQALTVEEVEARLAQGTLAGSMLTLDEALVELPVCIVGAETARKVLHGMPVPAADVLSWQGLPTVFSEASGRAIRIKDSVGQLVAIGTMPTGLDVQARSASELSIAVSKVFVTDESQGGSIANSIEE; translated from the coding sequence ATGACTATGATTGCATCGACGGAATTCCATACGGCTGCGATGGTTCAGGATGGGGTGCTCAATGTCCGCAAAGAGGCCGGATGGACCTCGCACGATGTGGTTGCCCGGATTCGGGGGAAATTGCGCGGGATAAAGCTGGGCCATGCGGGCACGCTGGATCCTGCGGCAACAGGGGTGTTGCCGTTGCTCGTCGGCCGGGGCACGCGCATCGCTGAATATCTGCTTGAGTGGGATAAGACGTATCTGGTCGGCCTGAAGTTGGGTGAAACGACCGATACGCAAGATGCGACAGGGACGGTGCTCCGGCGGTCGCCTATTACGGCCTTGACTGAAAGTCGTATCCGGGAGATTGTCGCCGGGTTTGAGGGTCGTATACAGCAGGTTCCTCCCATGTACTCGGCCGTGAAGGTGGGAGGGGTTCCCCTGTATAAGGCCGCGAGAGCTGGCAAGGATGTGGCGCGTCAGGCTCGTGAAGTCACCGTCTTTCGTTTGGAAATTGTGAACATTCAGCTTCCGAATGTGATGCTCCGGGTGGTCTGCTCCAAGGGCACCTATATCAGGACCCTCTGTGCGGACATTGGAGAACAGCTAGGGGTCGGCGGTCATATGGCGACGTTGATTCGCGAGCGCGTCGGCCCGCTGGTGGTGGAGCAGGCATTGACCGTCGAGGAAGTCGAGGCACGCCTGGCTCAGGGGACGCTGGCGGGATCGATGCTCACACTGGACGAGGCGCTCGTAGAACTTCCCGTCTGCATCGTTGGCGCAGAGACGGCGCGGAAGGTCTTACACGGGATGCCGGTGCCGGCCGCAGATGTGCTGAGTTGGCAGGGTCTGCCGACGGTTTTTTCGGAAGCATCGGGTCGGGCTATCCGCATCAAGGACAGTGTCGGGCAATTAGTCGCGATCGGCACCATGCCCACCGGGCTGGATGTTCAGGCGCGGAGTGCGAGTGAGCTGTCGATTGCTGTGTCAAAGGTATTCGTCACGGACGAATCACAGGGTGGTAGTATCGCGAACTCAATAGAGGAGTAG
- the rbfA gene encoding 30S ribosome-binding factor RbfA, with product MTKSTYSRADRVADQIRMEVADILMRKIKDPRVRSVTVTDVELTKDLRIARVFVTTMEQNKDERLVFDGLAKASGFVRAELGRRLALRYLPELIFMKDVSGPRADRVLALLDGLHQDETREGMLPESSRPDV from the coding sequence ATGACGAAATCGACGTATAGCCGGGCCGATCGGGTGGCAGATCAGATCCGCATGGAAGTGGCTGACATTTTGATGCGGAAGATCAAAGATCCGCGCGTGCGTTCCGTGACGGTGACCGATGTGGAGTTGACTAAAGATTTGCGCATTGCGCGCGTCTTTGTCACGACCATGGAGCAGAACAAGGACGAGCGGCTGGTATTCGATGGACTGGCGAAGGCGAGTGGTTTCGTCCGGGCGGAGCTCGGGCGGCGCCTGGCGCTACGCTACCTGCCGGAATTGATCTTTATGAAAGATGTCAGCGGCCCGCGGGCTGACCGGGTTCTGGCCCTGTTGGACGGGTTGCATCAGGATGAGACCAGGGAAGGTATGCTCCCGGAATCCTCTCGCCCCGATGTGTAA
- a CDS encoding DUF503 family protein, which translates to MIVGLCTVELFIPDGHSLKDKRRVLQSVKSRLREKFNVSVAEVGDQELWQKAILGLACVANESAHVNQVLDQAVNLIQGVPTIQLLRSRIELL; encoded by the coding sequence ATGATCGTCGGACTTTGTACGGTCGAGTTGTTCATCCCCGATGGACATTCATTGAAAGACAAACGCCGGGTCTTGCAAAGTGTGAAAAGTCGTTTGCGGGAGAAGTTCAACGTGTCCGTCGCTGAAGTGGGGGATCAAGAGTTGTGGCAGAAGGCAATTTTAGGCTTGGCCTGCGTGGCGAATGAATCCGCCCACGTCAATCAGGTGTTGGACCAAGCCGTGAATCTGATTCAGGGGGTGCCCACGATTCAGTTACTCCGCTCTCGGATCGAGTTGCTGTAA
- the infB gene encoding translation initiation factor IF-2 yields MRVYELAKQLGMENRELIPELKRLGIPVASHSSALDDDSVRIALEKLGSKARAGEAPSSGHEAKKMVRLPKEPSGSHAVAHEEPPKPDKKRILIKKKREEGAEEVAASLAAAEAVFAPAAPAVPDAGVVTPAPLPGSEVGEAGPIASVPAEEAEPQPPVVATAEDVTVKPSQAPVMTAPPVDPLAAAKKKSLVPDVLESEAAAREKLKKAKKAPRTREEDEAKFKNDATRWGDLRAIPVQRREDRSKHIHHASPTEITKPRKKSVKLTAGVSVKEFAELIGQRPADVVRKLMDMGQMVTFNQSINLEAASLIAEEYGARVEVSTEKVGEALLEEAAQSSGEEHAVSRPPVVTIMGHVDHGKTSLLDAIRETKVAEGEAGGITQHIGAYIVGVHGKQVTFLDTPGHEAFTAMRARGAKATDIVILVVAADDGVMPQTVEAIHHAKAAGVPLIVAINKVDKPGANVDRVKNALTEHGLVAESWGGDTIMVEVSAKQRTGLDQLLEMILLQAEVLELKADPTRMAKGLVIEAKLDRGRGPIATVLVQSGTLHVGDAFVVGNFSGRVRALITDTGKKTTEAGPSVPVEVIGLPGVPSAGDAFTIVKDERVAREIAQERAMKQRAADLAGPAKVSLDDLFAKIQEGNVKELPIVIKADVQGSSEALAAAVEKMPAGAVKLRVMHTGVGGITETDILLAAASKAIVIGFNIRPEPKAAALAEREGVDVRLYSIIYDALNDIRAAMEGLLEPTLKERILGRAEVRQMFTIPKAGLVAGCYVVDGVISRASAGVRVIRDSVVVYEGKLGSLRRFKDDVREVQQGYECGITVENFNDLKSGDIIEAFAIDKVAAKLESAHRGTSPQTHRA; encoded by the coding sequence ATGCGCGTGTACGAATTAGCAAAGCAGCTGGGGATGGAAAATCGGGAGCTGATTCCTGAATTGAAGCGGCTCGGGATTCCGGTGGCGTCCCACAGCAGCGCCTTGGATGACGATTCGGTCCGCATCGCGCTCGAAAAGCTTGGCTCGAAGGCGCGCGCCGGTGAGGCGCCTTCTTCCGGGCATGAGGCTAAAAAAATGGTTCGTTTGCCGAAAGAGCCTAGTGGCTCGCACGCGGTCGCGCATGAAGAGCCGCCGAAGCCCGATAAAAAACGCATTCTCATCAAGAAGAAACGCGAAGAGGGTGCAGAGGAGGTTGCTGCGTCGCTCGCCGCAGCGGAAGCCGTGTTTGCGCCGGCCGCTCCCGCAGTACCGGACGCCGGTGTTGTGACTCCGGCCCCCCTGCCCGGTTCTGAGGTAGGCGAAGCTGGTCCAATTGCGTCTGTACCGGCTGAAGAAGCCGAGCCCCAGCCGCCTGTTGTTGCGACTGCCGAGGATGTGACGGTCAAGCCATCCCAGGCTCCAGTGATGACGGCCCCTCCTGTCGATCCCCTTGCGGCAGCGAAAAAGAAAAGCCTGGTTCCGGACGTGTTGGAAAGTGAAGCCGCCGCCCGCGAGAAATTAAAAAAAGCCAAGAAGGCGCCACGGACCCGGGAAGAAGACGAAGCCAAGTTTAAGAACGACGCCACCCGGTGGGGAGATCTGCGGGCGATCCCGGTGCAGCGGCGCGAAGACCGGTCCAAACATATTCACCATGCCTCGCCAACGGAAATCACCAAGCCGAGAAAGAAAAGCGTGAAATTGACCGCAGGAGTCAGCGTCAAAGAGTTTGCGGAACTCATCGGTCAGCGGCCGGCGGACGTGGTCCGGAAGCTGATGGATATGGGGCAGATGGTGACCTTCAACCAGTCGATTAATCTCGAAGCGGCGTCGTTGATTGCCGAAGAATATGGCGCCAGGGTGGAAGTGTCGACGGAGAAGGTGGGCGAAGCGTTGCTGGAAGAGGCGGCGCAATCCTCCGGGGAAGAACATGCCGTGTCGCGGCCCCCGGTCGTCACGATCATGGGCCATGTCGATCATGGAAAAACGTCCTTGTTGGATGCCATTCGTGAAACGAAGGTGGCGGAAGGCGAAGCCGGAGGCATTACGCAACATATCGGCGCCTATATCGTCGGTGTTCACGGCAAGCAAGTGACGTTCCTCGATACCCCGGGCCACGAAGCGTTTACGGCGATGCGGGCACGGGGAGCGAAAGCGACGGATATCGTCATTTTGGTCGTCGCGGCAGACGATGGTGTCATGCCTCAGACGGTTGAGGCGATTCATCATGCCAAGGCCGCCGGAGTTCCGCTGATCGTGGCCATCAACAAAGTGGACAAACCAGGCGCCAATGTCGACCGCGTAAAAAATGCCCTGACCGAGCATGGATTGGTAGCCGAGTCGTGGGGCGGTGACACGATCATGGTCGAAGTCTCCGCGAAGCAACGGACCGGTCTGGATCAGCTCTTGGAAATGATTCTCCTGCAGGCGGAAGTTCTGGAACTGAAAGCGGACCCCACCCGCATGGCGAAGGGCTTGGTGATCGAAGCCAAGCTGGACCGTGGACGGGGACCCATCGCGACGGTTCTGGTGCAAAGCGGAACCTTGCATGTGGGGGACGCGTTTGTGGTCGGCAATTTCAGCGGTCGCGTTCGTGCGCTGATCACGGATACGGGAAAGAAAACCACGGAAGCAGGGCCCTCGGTGCCCGTTGAAGTCATCGGATTGCCGGGAGTGCCGTCTGCCGGTGATGCGTTCACCATTGTGAAGGATGAGCGGGTCGCTCGCGAGATCGCGCAGGAAAGGGCGATGAAGCAGCGGGCAGCCGATTTGGCCGGTCCGGCGAAGGTCAGCCTGGATGATTTGTTTGCCAAGATCCAAGAGGGCAATGTCAAAGAATTGCCGATCGTGATCAAGGCTGACGTGCAGGGCTCATCAGAGGCCTTGGCAGCCGCCGTTGAAAAGATGCCGGCCGGGGCGGTCAAGTTGCGAGTCATGCACACCGGGGTCGGAGGGATTACCGAAACCGATATTCTGCTGGCGGCCGCATCGAAGGCAATTGTCATTGGGTTCAATATCCGTCCTGAACCGAAAGCGGCGGCGTTGGCGGAACGAGAAGGTGTGGACGTCCGTCTCTACAGCATCATTTATGATGCGCTGAACGATATCCGGGCGGCCATGGAAGGCTTGCTCGAACCCACGCTCAAGGAACGCATCCTCGGACGCGCTGAGGTGCGGCAGATGTTCACGATCCCCAAGGCCGGCCTGGTGGCCGGTTGCTACGTGGTGGACGGCGTCATTTCCCGGGCCAGCGCCGGGGTGCGTGTGATTCGGGATAGTGTGGTGGTCTATGAAGGCAAGTTGGGTTCGCTCAGGCGTTTCAAGGATGATGTGCGGGAAGTCCAGCAGGGATATGAATGCGGCATCACGGTTGAAAACTTCAACGACCTCAAATCAGGAGACATCATCGAGGCGTTTGCCATCGACAAGGTTGCGGCAAAGCTCGAATCGGCACACCGCGGCACTTCTCCGCAAACTCATCGGGCATGA
- the nusA gene encoding transcription termination/antitermination protein NusA, translated as MNRELIAVIDEIGRQKGIDKARVIGAIESALQTAAKKRFGQAENIQVEIDSKTGEISVVSKKIIVDTVANPKAEISLKEAREYDEGAEVGDEIGSLIEMDELGRIAAQTAKQVIFQKVREAEWEAVQKEYSTRQGDLVNGIILGMERRNFLVDLGKTEAILPIQEQIPRETYRRGDRVKALLLEVRRTPKDVQVILSRSHPQFVAKMFELEVPEVGEKIVEIKSIVREPGDRTKIAVSSRDKAVDPVGACVGIKGSRVQAVVRELRGEKIDIITWTQDPRVFIAEALNPATIEKVGIDEEKKSALVVVADSQLSLAIGKNGQNVRLAARLTGWKIDIISATEYEKEKAERDRDIKAALAEETEAQRQQDEARNRRDTDDPPPPAAQLAD; from the coding sequence ATGAACCGAGAGTTGATCGCCGTCATCGATGAAATCGGCCGTCAAAAGGGCATCGATAAGGCCAGGGTCATTGGCGCGATCGAGTCGGCGCTGCAAACGGCTGCGAAAAAACGATTCGGCCAGGCCGAGAATATCCAGGTCGAAATTGACAGCAAGACCGGCGAAATTTCGGTGGTGTCCAAGAAAATCATCGTTGATACGGTGGCCAATCCGAAGGCTGAGATTTCCCTGAAGGAGGCGCGCGAATACGATGAAGGCGCGGAGGTCGGTGACGAAATCGGCTCCCTCATCGAGATGGACGAGTTAGGGCGCATCGCCGCTCAAACTGCCAAGCAGGTGATTTTTCAGAAGGTCCGGGAAGCTGAATGGGAAGCCGTTCAAAAGGAATATTCGACGCGCCAGGGAGACCTGGTGAACGGCATCATCCTCGGTATGGAGCGGAGAAATTTCCTGGTCGATCTCGGCAAGACCGAGGCAATTCTTCCTATTCAGGAACAGATCCCGCGTGAAACGTACCGGCGTGGAGATCGCGTGAAGGCGTTGCTGCTGGAGGTGCGTCGCACACCGAAGGACGTGCAGGTCATCCTGTCCCGTAGCCATCCGCAGTTTGTGGCCAAGATGTTCGAGCTGGAAGTCCCGGAGGTCGGGGAGAAAATCGTTGAGATCAAGTCGATCGTGCGCGAACCGGGCGATCGCACCAAGATCGCGGTGTCTTCGCGTGATAAAGCCGTGGATCCGGTGGGGGCCTGCGTCGGAATTAAGGGGTCGCGCGTACAGGCGGTGGTGCGAGAGTTGCGCGGAGAAAAGATCGACATTATCACCTGGACGCAGGATCCTCGCGTGTTCATCGCGGAGGCATTGAATCCCGCGACCATCGAGAAAGTCGGTATCGACGAAGAGAAGAAGTCGGCATTGGTGGTCGTGGCGGATTCGCAGCTCTCGCTGGCGATTGGGAAGAACGGGCAAAATGTCCGACTGGCCGCTCGCCTGACCGGCTGGAAGATCGATATCATCAGCGCGACGGAATATGAAAAGGAAAAGGCGGAGCGCGATCGAGACATCAAAGCGGCCTTGGCGGAAGAGACCGAGGCCCAGCGCCAGCAGGATGAGGCACGAAATCGGCGGGATACAGACGATCCTCCGCCGCCTGCGGCGCAGCTGGCAGACTGA